The following proteins come from a genomic window of Terribacillus aidingensis:
- the dltB gene encoding D-alanyl-lipoteichoic acid biosynthesis protein DltB codes for MTPYSSFLFFIILGILLLPTMILGLMGKQLRYYNVFVSIAVLALIFSGGDEGFYSLVIFTVLQLVLIKGYISYRQKKNSSLVFYLMSFLSILPLILSKILPFLAVDNWASFLGISYLTFRAVQVIIETRDGLIKQQLSIYQLVNFMLFYPTISSGPIDRFRRFQKDEEKRWTPEEYKELLYKGINKIFLGFLYKFIIGYAINTYFIMNLDHIADGRFSYHLLYMYSYSLYLFFDFAGYTLFAVGVSYMMGIRSPENFNMPFISRNIKDFWNRWHMSLSFWFRDYVFMRFVFLMKKKKWIQNKMLVSNLGYILLFLLMGVWHGLAIQYIVYGAYHALMMTAFNYFETWNKKHKRWPTGKIMTIVSIVITFHVVCFGFYLFSGRPFQ; via the coding sequence ATGACCCCGTATAGTTCGTTCCTTTTCTTTATTATTCTAGGCATCCTGCTGCTGCCAACGATGATTCTAGGTCTCATGGGCAAGCAATTGCGCTATTACAATGTTTTCGTTTCGATTGCTGTCCTGGCCTTGATCTTTTCAGGCGGGGATGAAGGGTTTTATTCACTCGTCATCTTCACTGTCTTGCAGCTGGTGCTGATCAAAGGCTATATCTCATATAGGCAGAAAAAGAATAGCAGTCTTGTATTCTATCTAATGAGTTTCTTGTCAATTTTGCCTTTGATCTTATCGAAAATTCTGCCGTTCCTGGCTGTGGATAACTGGGCAAGCTTTCTCGGAATCTCGTATCTGACATTCCGAGCTGTACAAGTCATTATCGAAACGAGAGATGGTTTGATAAAACAGCAGCTGTCAATTTATCAGCTTGTGAATTTCATGCTGTTTTACCCGACGATTTCGTCTGGTCCGATTGATCGGTTCCGACGTTTTCAGAAGGACGAAGAAAAGCGATGGACACCAGAAGAATACAAGGAGCTGCTTTATAAAGGGATCAATAAGATCTTCCTCGGCTTCTTGTATAAGTTCATCATCGGGTATGCAATCAACACCTATTTCATCATGAATCTCGATCATATCGCAGACGGCAGGTTCAGCTATCATCTGCTGTATATGTACAGTTATAGCTTATATCTGTTCTTCGACTTTGCGGGGTATACGTTATTTGCAGTCGGTGTCAGCTATATGATGGGCATACGTTCACCGGAGAACTTCAACATGCCGTTCATCAGCCGGAACATTAAGGATTTCTGGAACCGATGGCATATGTCGCTGTCATTTTGGTTCCGGGACTATGTGTTCATGCGATTCGTCTTCCTGATGAAGAAGAAAAAATGGATCCAAAACAAAATGCTCGTTTCGAATCTCGGCTATATCCTGCTATTTCTGCTGATGGGAGTATGGCATGGATTAGCAATTCAGTATATTGTCTATGGGGCTTATCACGCCTTGATGATGACAGCTTTCAATTATTTTGAGACATGGAATAAAAAACATAAGCGCTGGCCGACAGGCAAGATTATGACAATTGTGTCGATTGTCATCACTTTTCATGTCGTCTGTTTCGGATTTTATCTGTTTTCCGGCAGACCATTTCAATAA